The Methanoregula boonei 6A8 genome has a window encoding:
- a CDS encoding ATP-binding protein: protein MKTLVTMGRGGTGKTSFVALQTKFFLEQEEAPLLLIDLDPDQNLAEMVGVDLEREGVKTIAELVTETFIKKGGTMTGIAPTERIESRVLRDGLYESEHFDLIAVGTKWIEGCYCMPDAALKGALSTLAKNYRCVLVDSPAGLEHLNRKVTASVSDLFDVLGPSHKSFLHVKRADRIAREVGIAFDRFFVVGGSLFPAELGARAEEETGREYLGKIAFDPLVQESVIAGRPLLDLPVDSPGYRSVCTLMERAGYGKPGSG, encoded by the coding sequence ATGAAGACACTGGTAACCATGGGCCGGGGGGGTACCGGTAAGACAAGTTTTGTCGCACTGCAGACCAAATTTTTCCTTGAGCAGGAAGAGGCCCCGCTTCTCCTCATCGATCTCGACCCTGACCAGAACCTTGCCGAGATGGTGGGCGTTGATCTCGAACGCGAAGGGGTAAAGACGATTGCCGAGCTCGTGACCGAGACCTTCATTAAAAAGGGCGGGACGATGACGGGTATCGCCCCCACAGAAAGGATCGAGAGCCGGGTGCTCCGGGACGGGCTGTATGAGAGTGAGCATTTTGACCTTATCGCTGTGGGGACCAAGTGGATCGAGGGTTGTTACTGCATGCCGGATGCAGCGCTCAAAGGGGCGCTCTCAACGCTTGCAAAAAACTACCGGTGCGTGCTGGTCGATTCTCCTGCCGGCCTCGAACACCTCAACCGTAAGGTGACGGCCAGCGTGAGTGATCTCTTCGATGTGCTGGGGCCGTCCCACAAATCCTTCCTCCATGTCAAACGTGCCGACCGGATCGCACGGGAAGTCGGGATCGCGTTCGACCGCTTCTTTGTGGTGGGCGGAAGCCTTTTCCCTGCCGAGCTTGGTGCAAGGGCAGAAGAGGAGACCGGGCGGGAGTACCTGGGAAAGATTGCGTTCGATCCCCTGGTGCAGGAATCGGTCATTGCAGGCCGGCCGCTCCTTGACCTGCCGGTGGATTCCCCGGGATACCGATCGGTCTGTACCCTGATGGAACGAGCCGGTTACGGGAAACCCGGTTCAGGGTGA
- the cdhA gene encoding CO dehydrogenase/acetyl-CoA synthase complex subunit alpha: MLLVTEKKVSLSIKELDAGFGRIRDLSVSIGKLSAGDWAEEKGPTPYPSLATLREWDHTLLSRYQPFYMPFCDLCCLCTYGKCDLTGTKKGACGISMPAQQARTVLLTACIGAATHTSHARELVTYAIKRSGRDCEIDPGGNAIGVEAPVIRLVCGEKPQILADLETVLDYCESQITSLLAATHTGQEGKYLDFESKVLHAGMIDQVGMEVADLAQISALGYPKADPDAPLAALGMGTVETTKPVILVIGHNVPPAVAIIDYLAEENLTDQVEVTGICCTSVDATRYSPRAKIIGPMSWQLRYIRSGIPDVIVVDEQCVRTDAFDEAVAAGTPFIATSDKNCMGLPDRTRDPVDAIVADLSSGRAKGALILDSEKAGEVAVRVARTVMPARRKTSTALSPEAVREKAADCTRCRLCQRACPNDLAIPQGMKAAAEGDLSLLSLLYETCVGCGRCEHACTQDIPVHSLIVAAAAEKIKNEKFVIRTGRGAIQDVEIRNVGGPIVLGEIPGVVAFVGCSNFANGGKEIAEMSVEFAKRRYIVCTSGCAAMSIGMYRDEEGKTPYEQFPGSFTAGGIVNVGSCVANAHIAGATIKIASIFARRNLRGNYAEIADYVHNRVGAVGVAWGAMSQKAAAIASGFWRLGIPVVVGPHGTKYRRMLLGRADRDEDWYVHDQRTGEKVYAGPAPEHLFVAAETKEEAMVLVAKLCMRPNDTTRGRAMKLTHYIDLYQRSHGALPEDIPRYIRTTADIPVTLKGEITGILSQSGWKEQPIPDPTLLTRDMPGEGRL; this comes from the coding sequence GTGCTGCTGGTGACGGAAAAGAAAGTCTCTTTGTCGATAAAGGAACTGGATGCCGGTTTTGGCCGGATCCGGGACCTCTCGGTTTCTATCGGGAAACTTTCTGCCGGGGACTGGGCTGAAGAAAAAGGCCCGACGCCATACCCTTCACTTGCCACCCTTCGTGAGTGGGACCATACACTCCTCTCCCGGTACCAACCGTTCTACATGCCCTTTTGCGATCTCTGCTGCCTGTGCACCTACGGCAAGTGCGATCTTACCGGCACCAAAAAAGGAGCCTGTGGGATCTCGATGCCGGCCCAGCAGGCCCGGACCGTGCTCCTTACTGCGTGCATCGGTGCCGCCACCCACACGAGCCATGCGCGTGAGCTCGTGACCTATGCCATCAAGCGTTCGGGTCGCGACTGCGAAATTGATCCCGGCGGGAATGCGATTGGGGTGGAGGCACCTGTCATCCGGCTTGTCTGCGGGGAAAAGCCGCAGATCCTTGCGGATCTTGAAACCGTCCTAGATTACTGCGAGAGCCAGATCACGTCGCTTCTTGCGGCAACCCATACCGGGCAGGAGGGCAAATACCTGGATTTCGAGAGCAAGGTGCTCCACGCCGGCATGATCGACCAGGTGGGCATGGAGGTAGCAGACCTTGCGCAGATCTCGGCGCTCGGTTACCCGAAAGCCGATCCCGATGCACCACTTGCGGCGCTCGGCATGGGAACAGTTGAGACCACAAAACCGGTGATCCTGGTCATCGGCCATAATGTTCCGCCCGCGGTTGCCATTATCGATTACCTTGCGGAGGAGAACCTTACCGACCAGGTGGAGGTGACCGGCATCTGCTGCACCTCGGTTGATGCCACCCGCTACTCTCCGCGGGCAAAGATCATCGGCCCCATGTCCTGGCAGCTACGGTACATCCGGAGTGGGATTCCCGATGTGATCGTCGTAGATGAGCAGTGCGTCCGGACCGATGCGTTTGACGAGGCTGTGGCTGCCGGCACGCCCTTTATTGCCACATCTGATAAGAACTGCATGGGCCTTCCCGACCGGACCCGTGACCCGGTGGATGCCATAGTTGCCGATCTCTCGTCAGGCCGGGCCAAGGGTGCCCTGATCCTTGATTCGGAAAAGGCCGGCGAGGTGGCAGTCCGGGTGGCCCGGACCGTGATGCCGGCACGGAGGAAAACCTCCACTGCCCTTTCACCGGAGGCAGTCCGCGAAAAGGCTGCTGACTGTACCCGGTGCCGGCTCTGCCAGCGGGCCTGCCCCAACGACCTTGCTATCCCGCAAGGTATGAAAGCTGCGGCGGAAGGCGACCTCTCGCTTCTTTCTCTTCTGTACGAGACCTGTGTTGGATGCGGGCGGTGCGAGCATGCCTGCACGCAGGATATCCCGGTCCATTCGCTGATCGTGGCTGCAGCCGCAGAGAAGATCAAAAACGAGAAGTTCGTGATCCGGACTGGGCGGGGCGCTATTCAGGATGTCGAGATCCGCAACGTTGGCGGGCCCATCGTTCTCGGGGAGATCCCGGGCGTTGTGGCATTTGTCGGCTGCTCCAATTTCGCAAACGGCGGAAAAGAAATCGCCGAAATGAGCGTGGAGTTTGCAAAGCGCCGGTACATTGTCTGCACCTCGGGCTGTGCCGCGATGTCGATTGGGATGTACCGGGACGAGGAGGGAAAGACCCCCTATGAGCAGTTCCCGGGCAGTTTTACTGCAGGAGGGATCGTGAATGTCGGTTCCTGTGTCGCAAACGCCCATATCGCCGGGGCAACCATCAAGATCGCAAGCATCTTTGCCCGACGCAACCTGCGCGGGAACTATGCCGAGATCGCCGACTATGTCCACAACCGTGTCGGTGCGGTAGGTGTTGCGTGGGGTGCGATGTCCCAGAAGGCGGCGGCAATCGCAAGCGGGTTCTGGCGGCTTGGGATCCCTGTGGTGGTCGGCCCCCATGGCACCAAGTACCGCCGGATGCTCCTTGGCCGGGCTGACCGCGATGAGGACTGGTATGTTCACGACCAGCGGACCGGCGAGAAAGTCTATGCCGGCCCGGCCCCGGAGCATCTCTTTGTGGCCGCCGAGACAAAAGAAGAAGCAATGGTGCTTGTGGCAAAGCTCTGCATGCGGCCCAATGACACGACCCGGGGCCGGGCAATGAAGCTCACGCACTACATTGACCTGTACCAGCGCAGCCACGGCGCATTGCCGGAAGACATCCCGCGCTATATCCGCACTACCGCAGATATTCCTGTGACCCTCAAAGGTGAGATCACGGGTATTCTTTCCCAGTCCGGCTGGAAGGAACAGCCCATACCGGACCCGACCCTGCTTACCCGTGATATGCCCGGGGAGGGCCGGCTATGA
- the cdhD gene encoding CO dehydrogenase/acetyl-CoA synthase subunit delta, protein MPEKNPRKDLMVPEPQAGQEVISRLLSLLSGKERLELENFSMEVGDLEFWIPAGIPAASPGLPAVPRKPASLFAETFVPHDEEFAGRIHEVKLGATKADGGSRSKTLVIGGSTYPPFVSADHPAPHPPVFALDVFDMETQLPRVLMENVKDVMGDPAEWAKMNVKKYGADMVTVHLMSTDPLIRDASPAAAAKTVEEVLQAVDVPLIIGGCGDPKKDAQVFSRVAEVADGERLLLNSVTLGMTETKTLDVVARAAKEHNHAVLGFTGLELNKAKELNRRLYEYLPPEDIVMDLTTVALGYGLEYSFTIHERARHAALMGDTELQHPTISASTNAWAAREAWMKMDRKYGSRGLRGPLWETINALTLLLAGVDIFMMMHPAAIRTCKDTILMFAEKDAPVPGDVARWATMKI, encoded by the coding sequence ATGCCGGAAAAGAACCCGCGTAAGGATCTGATGGTGCCGGAACCGCAGGCAGGCCAGGAAGTGATCTCCCGGCTCCTATCCCTGCTCTCCGGTAAGGAGCGCCTTGAACTGGAGAACTTCTCCATGGAGGTGGGCGACCTCGAGTTCTGGATCCCCGCCGGCATTCCTGCCGCATCCCCGGGCCTGCCCGCCGTTCCCCGGAAACCGGCCTCACTTTTTGCAGAGACGTTTGTCCCGCACGATGAGGAGTTCGCGGGCAGGATCCACGAGGTGAAACTGGGTGCAACAAAGGCCGATGGAGGCAGCCGGAGCAAGACACTTGTTATCGGGGGATCGACCTATCCTCCCTTTGTTAGCGCCGATCACCCCGCGCCGCATCCGCCCGTCTTCGCACTCGATGTCTTTGACATGGAGACCCAGCTCCCGCGGGTGCTCATGGAGAACGTCAAGGACGTCATGGGGGATCCTGCCGAATGGGCAAAGATGAACGTGAAGAAGTATGGCGCGGATATGGTCACTGTGCACCTCATGTCCACCGATCCGCTCATCCGGGATGCTTCTCCTGCGGCAGCGGCTAAGACGGTTGAGGAGGTGCTCCAGGCCGTTGACGTTCCGCTTATCATTGGCGGGTGCGGTGACCCAAAGAAGGATGCACAGGTCTTTAGCAGGGTAGCTGAGGTGGCCGATGGCGAGCGGCTGCTCTTGAACTCCGTCACGCTCGGTATGACCGAGACAAAGACGCTCGATGTTGTGGCCCGGGCGGCAAAGGAGCACAACCACGCGGTGCTCGGTTTTACCGGCCTTGAGCTCAACAAGGCAAAGGAGCTCAACCGCCGGCTCTACGAGTATCTCCCGCCCGAGGACATTGTGATGGACCTCACCACCGTTGCCCTCGGGTACGGCCTTGAGTATTCGTTTACCATCCACGAGCGGGCCCGGCACGCTGCCCTGATGGGGGATACCGAGCTCCAGCACCCCACCATCTCTGCATCCACGAACGCATGGGCGGCCCGCGAGGCATGGATGAAGATGGACAGGAAGTACGGTTCGCGGGGACTGCGTGGCCCTCTCTGGGAGACGATAAATGCGCTCACGCTCCTCCTTGCCGGGGTGGACATCTTCATGATGATGCATCCGGCCGCAATCCGGACCTGCAAGGATACGATCCTGATGTTTGCCGAGAAAGACGCGCCGGTGCCGGGTGATGTGGCCCGCTGGGCTACCATGAAGATCTAG
- the acsC gene encoding acetyl-CoA decarbonylase/synthase complex subunit gamma — protein MSEREPRKTIKEISPIDVYKLLPKTNCRECGEANCMAFATKVVNGELAVDNCPPVTKEEYRANFENLSNLMAPPVRTVHVGTGERAMKLGGKYVLYRHEFTYHNPTPIALDISDDLSDEERDARVKAISEFSYNYIGRELRLDAIAIRSTRHDPAAFAAAVTAVASQTDLPLILCTYDAAIMAAGLAHIRERRPLLYAATRDNWKEMAELALRYACPLVVSAPHDIALLRSLVKTLVAYGVTDLVLDPGTSVEPGLSGTIHLFSQIRRAVFADGDDLLGYPLLGTPITAWLSPEISHELIQWKEACAASMLLSRYADLLILHSLEGWVLLPQLIWRFNIYTDPRKPVSVDTGIKIFGSPKPDAPVLITTNYALTYFTVESDIKAAGIDCFLIVADTGGNSVESAVAGRYLNAESIAAVLKDTGISDRVSHRYLILPGLAARLSGETEEASGWHVLVGPKDSSGIPAFLKAHWPPKT, from the coding sequence ATGTCGGAACGCGAACCAAGAAAGACGATCAAGGAGATCAGCCCGATTGACGTGTACAAGCTCCTCCCCAAGACCAACTGCAGGGAATGCGGGGAGGCCAACTGCATGGCCTTTGCCACAAAGGTGGTAAACGGTGAGCTTGCCGTGGATAACTGCCCGCCGGTCACCAAAGAGGAGTACCGGGCCAATTTTGAGAATCTCTCAAACCTCATGGCCCCACCGGTCAGGACCGTTCATGTCGGGACCGGGGAACGGGCCATGAAACTGGGCGGGAAGTACGTGCTGTACCGCCACGAGTTCACCTACCACAACCCGACCCCGATTGCCCTGGATATCTCTGATGATCTTTCTGATGAGGAGCGGGATGCCCGGGTAAAGGCAATTTCGGAGTTCTCCTACAACTACATCGGGCGCGAGCTCCGGCTGGATGCAATTGCGATCCGTTCGACCCGGCATGACCCGGCTGCCTTTGCCGCAGCCGTAACCGCAGTTGCCTCACAGACCGATCTTCCTCTCATCCTCTGTACTTACGATGCTGCGATCATGGCGGCAGGCCTTGCCCATATCCGCGAGCGCCGCCCGCTTCTCTATGCAGCCACCAGGGACAACTGGAAGGAGATGGCAGAGCTTGCCCTGCGGTACGCCTGCCCGCTTGTGGTCTCGGCCCCCCATGATATCGCACTTCTGCGCTCACTGGTAAAGACGCTTGTGGCCTACGGGGTGACCGATCTCGTGCTTGACCCGGGGACCTCAGTCGAGCCCGGCCTCTCGGGCACGATTCATCTCTTCTCGCAGATCCGCCGTGCGGTCTTTGCCGATGGCGACGATCTTCTGGGCTATCCCCTTCTTGGCACCCCGATTACCGCGTGGCTCTCCCCCGAGATCTCGCACGAGCTGATCCAGTGGAAGGAGGCGTGCGCTGCATCGATGCTCCTCTCCCGGTATGCAGATCTCCTGATCCTCCATTCCCTTGAGGGATGGGTTCTCCTCCCCCAGCTGATCTGGCGCTTTAACATCTATACCGATCCGCGAAAACCAGTCTCGGTTGATACCGGCATCAAAATTTTTGGCTCGCCCAAACCGGATGCCCCGGTGCTGATTACCACAAACTACGCCCTGACCTACTTTACCGTGGAAAGCGATATCAAGGCCGCGGGGATCGACTGTTTCCTGATTGTGGCAGATACCGGCGGGAACAGCGTGGAGAGTGCTGTTGCCGGACGGTACCTCAACGCGGAATCGATTGCTGCGGTCCTCAAGGATACCGGAATCTCCGACCGGGTCAGCCACCGGTACCTGATCCTCCCGGGGCTTGCCGCACGCCTGAGCGGTGAGACCGAGGAGGCAAGCGGCTGGCATGTGCTGGTCGGGCCAAAAGACTCGTCCGGTATCCCGGCCTTTTTAAAGGCTCACTGGCCG
- a CDS encoding ATP-binding protein — MKIAVAGKGGSGKTLLAGSLAFLFARAGHTTLALDADSAPNLAFLLGLSPREADAIIPVSKNADLIAAKTGTSYPGVYALNFSVNDIVTKYAVPTPAGPHLLVMGTVTSMGAGCTCPANSVVRALLRHLLVEHREVVILDMEAGVEHIGRGTAENVDVMLVVSDAHRQSLAIAGKIAQMARDAGIPRVELVGNRIQDPAQDRVIRDFARSRNLPVPGMIPFDPTVTRAGVAGEAVAALKGSAALDAIAGILSETSREMADQEEHP, encoded by the coding sequence ATGAAGATCGCAGTGGCAGGGAAAGGCGGGTCGGGAAAGACACTTCTCGCCGGGAGTCTGGCCTTCCTTTTTGCCCGCGCCGGGCATACAACCCTCGCCTTGGATGCAGACTCTGCGCCCAACCTTGCCTTCCTGCTCGGCCTCTCCCCACGCGAAGCGGATGCCATTATCCCGGTCTCGAAGAACGCGGATCTCATCGCCGCAAAGACCGGGACATCCTATCCCGGCGTGTATGCGCTGAATTTTTCTGTGAATGATATAGTAACAAAGTATGCCGTCCCCACCCCTGCCGGGCCGCACCTGCTGGTCATGGGCACCGTGACTTCGATGGGTGCCGGGTGCACCTGCCCGGCAAACAGCGTGGTCCGCGCCCTGCTGCGCCACCTGCTGGTGGAGCACCGCGAAGTTGTTATCCTTGATATGGAAGCCGGTGTTGAGCATATCGGGCGGGGAACTGCAGAGAACGTGGATGTGATGCTCGTGGTAAGCGATGCCCACCGGCAGTCGCTTGCCATTGCCGGGAAGATTGCACAGATGGCACGGGATGCCGGTATCCCCCGGGTGGAACTGGTGGGAAACCGGATCCAGGATCCGGCGCAGGATAGGGTTATCCGGGATTTTGCCCGGTCCCGGAATCTTCCCGTTCCTGGTATGATCCCGTTTGACCCGACGGTGACGCGGGCAGGTGTAGCCGGGGAAGCAGTCGCTGCGCTCAAAGGCTCGGCAGCGCTTGATGCCATCGCCGGGATCCTTTCAGAGACCAGCCGGGAAATGGCCGATCAGGAAGAACACCCATGA
- the cdhB gene encoding CO dehydrogenase/acetyl-CoA synthase complex subunit epsilon produces MSSADPWQTAEVGGPKKATVITKPAMAKAVIGRARSPVLLLGNQSASAEIGDRKLVDYLLVLARAYRIPVIATGNVNRALVERGYMNALILPAVVAGQRIADPVWEGPGGKGPCDLAIIAGLPYPMAWTLLSGLKHFAPHTRTITLDNKYQPNATWSFANLSEKDWQENLEAIIEETTGGAAGV; encoded by the coding sequence ATGAGTTCAGCAGATCCCTGGCAGACAGCCGAGGTGGGCGGCCCGAAGAAAGCTACCGTGATCACCAAGCCGGCCATGGCAAAAGCCGTGATCGGCCGCGCCCGGTCACCGGTGCTCCTGCTTGGGAACCAATCTGCATCAGCAGAGATCGGGGACCGGAAGCTTGTTGATTACCTGCTCGTGCTTGCCCGGGCGTACCGGATCCCGGTCATTGCCACCGGGAACGTTAACCGGGCCCTCGTAGAGAGGGGATACATGAATGCCCTTATCTTACCGGCAGTTGTGGCCGGCCAGAGGATCGCGGATCCTGTCTGGGAAGGGCCGGGGGGAAAGGGCCCCTGTGATCTTGCCATCATCGCCGGCCTCCCGTATCCCATGGCCTGGACACTTCTTTCCGGGCTCAAGCACTTTGCCCCGCATACAAGGACGATCACGCTGGACAACAAATACCAGCCCAATGCCACCTGGTCGTTTGCCAACCTCTCCGAAAAGGACTGGCAGGAGAACCTTGAGGCCATAATCGAAGAAACCACGGGAGGCGCGGCAGGTGTTTGA
- the cdhC gene encoding CO dehydrogenase/CO-methylating acetyl-CoA synthase complex subunit beta produces the protein MFENMPVDVGLVHVGERIRKNDMHVELGGPSVEKKFELVKVRKPGEIRDGAITVVGPDLSAMEEGGKFPLGILVEIAGPQLEEDIEGVIERRIHEYTNYVEGFMHLNQRYDIWVRVSKKAYAKGLTSLTHVGKVLIDLLKNELPIIEKIQVTFFTDKEAISARYAEAMASYEARDARARGLTDDDVDVFYGCALCQSFAPSHVCVITPQRYANCGAISWFDGRAAARIDPKGPIFPISKGECVDPVKGEYTGINESARKRSLGTVSRIFLYSAFACPHTSCGCFEGIAFYIPEVEGFGIVMRGYGDVTVNGLPFSTMADSTAGGRQVDGFHGISLEYLRSPRFLAADGGYARVVWMPAELKEQMRAFIPTDLFSRIATEKDVQTVSELRDFLSGKSHPVTERWKAEELVPAEETNGAVQVFSGGDFPVMAGGFKIIFKNAKITADRVIIEPIRPKKPGEGA, from the coding sequence GTGTTTGAAAATATGCCGGTGGATGTCGGGCTTGTCCACGTGGGTGAGAGGATCCGGAAAAACGACATGCATGTCGAGCTCGGTGGCCCCTCAGTGGAAAAGAAGTTCGAGCTGGTAAAAGTGCGAAAGCCCGGGGAGATCCGCGATGGGGCGATCACGGTTGTCGGCCCGGACCTTTCTGCCATGGAAGAGGGCGGAAAGTTCCCGCTCGGTATCCTTGTCGAGATTGCGGGCCCCCAACTCGAAGAGGATATCGAAGGCGTGATCGAGCGCCGGATCCACGAGTACACCAACTATGTCGAAGGCTTCATGCACCTCAACCAGCGCTACGATATCTGGGTGCGGGTATCCAAAAAAGCCTATGCAAAAGGACTCACCTCCCTTACGCACGTGGGAAAAGTCCTCATTGACCTCCTCAAAAATGAGCTTCCGATTATCGAGAAGATCCAGGTCACATTCTTTACCGACAAAGAGGCAATCTCTGCCCGGTACGCCGAGGCAATGGCCTCGTATGAGGCACGCGATGCCCGGGCCCGGGGGCTCACCGACGACGACGTGGATGTCTTTTATGGCTGCGCCCTCTGCCAGTCGTTTGCGCCAAGCCACGTCTGCGTGATCACGCCCCAGCGGTACGCAAACTGCGGGGCCATCAGCTGGTTTGACGGGCGGGCAGCAGCCCGGATCGATCCCAAGGGCCCGATCTTTCCCATCAGCAAAGGAGAGTGCGTTGACCCTGTAAAAGGCGAGTACACCGGGATCAATGAGAGCGCAAGGAAACGCTCGCTTGGCACCGTGAGCCGGATCTTCCTGTACAGCGCCTTTGCCTGCCCGCATACTTCCTGCGGCTGCTTTGAAGGGATCGCGTTCTACATTCCCGAGGTTGAGGGCTTTGGGATCGTTATGAGGGGCTATGGGGACGTAACGGTGAACGGTCTGCCCTTCTCCACCATGGCGGATTCTACTGCCGGGGGCAGGCAGGTGGACGGGTTCCACGGGATCTCGCTTGAGTACCTGCGTTCCCCCCGGTTCCTTGCCGCGGACGGGGGATATGCCAGGGTAGTCTGGATGCCTGCCGAGCTCAAGGAGCAGATGCGGGCATTTATCCCCACAGATCTCTTTAGCCGGATCGCAACCGAGAAGGATGTCCAGACGGTAAGCGAACTCCGCGACTTCCTTTCCGGCAAGTCCCACCCGGTCACCGAACGGTGGAAGGCAGAAGAGCTCGTGCCTGCAGAGGAGACAAATGGTGCCGTGCAGGTCTTCTCCGGCGGGGATTTCCCGGTGATGGCGGGGGGATTCAAGATCATCTTCAAGAACGCGAAGATCACCGCGGACCGGGTCATTATCGAGCCGATCCGGCCCAAAAAACCCGGGGAAGGTGCATAA